A single Uloborus diversus isolate 005 chromosome 7, Udiv.v.3.1, whole genome shotgun sequence DNA region contains:
- the LOC129226411 gene encoding triosephosphate isomerase B-like has protein sequence MPERKFFVGGNWKMNGSKSSIDGIAKFLSDGNLDPNTEIVVGCPSIYMDYAISKLPKNVKVSAQNCYKVPSGAFTAEISPAMIKDIGSDWVILGHSERRNVFGETDDLIAEKVAHALSEGLNVIACVGELLEERESGKTQEVVFRQTKKIADKVSDWSKVVIAYEPVWAIGTGKTASPEQAQEVHEQLRKFLKENVSDEVANSTRIIYGGSVTAANCKELAKKADVDGFLVGGASLKPEFVNIINAKQ, from the exons ATGCCTGAAAGGAAATTTTTCGTTGGTGGAAATTGGAAGATGAATGGTAGCAAATCATCTATAGATGGCATAGCAAAATTTCTGTCTGATGGGAATTTAGATCCTAACACAG AAATCGTTGTTGGCTGCCCAAGTATTTATATGGATTATGCTATTTcaaaattaccaaaaaatgttAAAGTTTCTGCTCAAAATTGTTACAAGGTTCCTAGTGGTGCTTTTACTGCTGAAATCAG CCCTGCCATGATTAAAGACATTGGTTCAGACTGGGTAATCCTTGGTCACTCTGAGAGGCGTAATGTCTTTGGTGAAACAGATGAT TTGATAGCAGAAAAAGTTGCCCATGCTTTATCGGAAGGATTAAATGTAATTGCTTGTGTTGGAGAACTGTTGGAGGAACGTGAATCTGGAAAAACTCAGGAGGTTGTATTTCGGCAAACTAAAAAGATTGCAG ATAAAGTTTCTGATTGGTCCAAAGTAGTTATTGCGTATGAACCAGTATGGGCAATAGGAACAGGAAAAACAGCTAGTCCTGAACAA GCACAGGAAGTACATGAACAGCTtcgtaaatttttgaaagaaaatgtatCTGATGAAGTTGCTAATAGTACTAGAATCATCTATGGAG GCTCTGTAACTGCTGCTAACTGCAAGGAATTAGCGAAAAAGGCTGATGTAGATGGTTTTCTTGTTGGAGGTGCATCTTTGAAGCCTGAATTTGTTAACATTATTAATGCTAAGCAATAA